One stretch of Callospermophilus lateralis isolate mCalLat2 chromosome 11, mCalLat2.hap1, whole genome shotgun sequence DNA includes these proteins:
- the LOC143410211 gene encoding olfactory receptor 1A1, with protein MREGNQSSTMEFILLGVTGQQKQEDFFFILFLFIYPITVMGNLLIILAILSDSHLHNPMYFLLANLSLVDIFFSSVTIPKMLANHLLDSKAISFGGCLTQMYFMIALGNTDSYMLAAMAYDRAMAISRPLHYTTIMSPRSCVLLVVASWVIGNANALPHTLLTAGLSFCGSKEVANFYCDISPLLKLSCSDIHLNVKMMYLGVGVFSVPLLCIVVSYVRVFSTVLRVPSTKGVRKAFSTCGSHLTVVSLYYGTVMGMYFRPLTSYSLKDAVITVMYMAVTPMLNPFIYSLRNQDMKAALKKLFHSRSSS; from the coding sequence ATGAGGGAAGGAAACCAGTCTTCTACCATGGAGTTCATCCTCTTGGGAGTCACAGGTCagcagaagcaggaggatttcTTCTTCATCCTCTTCCTGTTCATTTACCCCATCACAGTCATGGGAAACTTGCTCATCATCCTCGCCATTCTCTCTGACAGTCACCTCCACAACCCCATGTATTTCCTCCTGGCCAACCTCTCCCTTGTTGACATATTCTTCTCCTCTGTAACCATCCCTAAGATGCTGGCCAATCATCTCCTGGACAGCAAAGCCATCTCCTTTGGGGGATGCCTGACACAGATGTATTTCATGATAGCCTTGGGTAACACAGACAGCTACATGCTGGCAGCAATGGCATATGACCGAGCCATGGCCATCAGCCGCCCTCTTCATTATACAACCATCATGAGTCCAAGATCTTGTGTCCTGCTGGTGGTTGCATCCTGGGTGATTGGAAACGCCAATGCCCTTCCTCACACTCTGCTCACAGCTGGTTTGTCCTTCTGTGGCAGCAAGGAAGTGGCCAACTTCTACTGTGACATTTCCCCCTTGCTTAAGCTGTCCTGTTCTGACATACACTTGAATGTGAAGATGATGTACCTAGGGGTTGGTGTTTTCTCTGTGCCATTACTGTGCATCGTTGTCTCCTATGTTCGTGTCTTTTCCACGGTCCTCCGTGTTCCATCCACGAAGGGTGTACGcaaagccttctccacctgtggtTCTCACCTCACAGTTGTTTCCTTGTACTATGGGACAGTCATGGGCATGTATTTCCGACCTCTGACCAGTTACAGCCTAAAGGATGCTGTGATAACTGTGATGTATATGGCTGTGACCCCAATGTTAAATCCTTTCATCTACAGTCTGAGAAACCAAGACATGAAGGCTGCTCTGAAAAAACTCTTTCACAGTAGAAGCTCTTCATAA
- the LOC143409839 gene encoding thymosin beta-4, whose amino-acid sequence MSDMAEIEKFDKSKLKKTETREKNPLPSKEMIEQEKQAGK is encoded by the coding sequence ATGTCTGATATGGCTGAGATCGAGAAATTCGATAAGTCCAAACTGAAGAAGACAGAAACACGAGAGAAAAATCCTCTGCCTTCAAAAGAAATGATTGAACAGGAGAAGCAAGCAGGCAAATAG